One Bufo gargarizans isolate SCDJY-AF-19 chromosome 3, ASM1485885v1, whole genome shotgun sequence DNA segment encodes these proteins:
- the LOC122930571 gene encoding keratin, type II cytoskeletal 8-like, which produces MSIKMSKVSYRTSSSAAPRNAGFSSFSYSGAPAGSRVSSASFSLGSSYGGGSRFGSGYRTAYGGAGAGSAGITQVSVNRSLLAPLNLAIDPSIQHVRTQEKEQIKTLNNKFASFIDKVRFLEQQNKMLETKWGLLQNQKTTRSNMDGMFEAYINNLRRQLDSLGQEKYRLESELGNMQGMVEDFKNKYEDEINKRTEMENEFVLLKKDVDEAYMNKVTLECRLEGLTDEINFLRHLYEEELRELQSQISDTSVVLTMDNNRNLDLDGIIAEVKAQYEDIANKSRAEVETMYQLKYQELQASAGRHGDDLKNTKTEISELNRYITRLQSEIDALKAQRANLEAQITEAEERGELALKDARSKMSELEAALQNAKHDMARQLKEYQELMNVKLALDIEIATYRKLLEGEENRLESGFQNLSIQTKTTGYSGVSSAYSGGLSSGLGGGIGRGIGGGYGGGYGGDYGGNYMYSSSSSPLETSRVKRSVVVKTVETKDGRVLSESSDVFTKP; this is translated from the exons ATGTCCATCAAGATGAGCAAAGTGTCCTACCGCACGTCCAGCAGCGCCGCGCCCCGCAACGCCGGCTTCAGCAGCTTCTCGTACAGCGGGGCCCCGGCGGGCAGCAGGGTCAGCTCCGCGTCCTTCAGCCTGGGCTCCAGCTATGGAGGAGGCTCCCGGTTTGGCAGCGGCTACAGGACTGCCTATGGAGGTGCAGGTGCGGGCTCAGCTGGCATCACCCAGGTCAGCGTTAACCGCAGCCTGCTGGCCCCTCTCAACCTGGCGATCGACCCCAGCATCCAGCACGTGAGGACCCAGGAGAAGGAGCAGATCAAGACCCTCAACAACAAATTCGCTTCATTCATTGACAAG GTACGATTCCTAGAGCAACAGAACAAGATGCTGGAAACTAAGTGGGGCCTTCTCCAGAACCAGAAGACAACTCGCAGTAACATGGACGGCATGTTTGAAGCATACATCAACAACCTGCGCCGTCAGCTGGACAGCTTGGGGCAGGAGAAGTACCGCTTGGAATCTGAGCTTGGCAACATGCAGGGTATGGTGGAGGACTTCAAGAACAA ATATGAAGATGAAATCAACAAACGTACTGAAATGGAGAATGAATTTGTCCTACTGAAGAAG GATGTCGATGAGGCGTACATGAACAAGGTGACTCTGGAATGCAGACTGGAAGGGCTGACGGATGAGATTAACTTCCTGCGCCATctttatgaggag GAACTTCGTGAGCTTCAGTCTCAGATCTCTGACACTTCAGTTGTTTTAACCATGGACAACAACCGTAACCTGGACCTGGATGGTATTATTGCTGAAGTGAAGGCTCAGTATGAAGATATTGCTAACAAGAGCCGTGCTGAGGTGGAGACCATGTACCAGCTGAAG taccaAGAACTCCAGGCTTCAGCTGGACGCCATGGGGATGACCTGAAAAACACCAAAACTGAGATTAGTGAGCTCAACCGGTACATCACACGGCTGCAGTCTGAGATTGACGCTCTTAAGGCACAG CGCGCAAACCTTGAAGCACAGATTACAGAGGCCGAGGAACGTGGAGAACTAGCACTGAAAGATGCCCGCTCAAAAATGTCCGAATTGGAAGCTGCTCTTCAGAATGCCAAACATGACATGGCTCGCCAGCTGAAAGAATACCAGGAACTCATGAATGTCAAACTGGCTTTGGATATTGAGATCGCCACCTACAGGAAACTGCTGGAAGGAGAAGAAAACAG GTTGGAATCTGGCTTTCAGAACCTCAGTATTCAGACCAAGACCACTGGCTACTCAG GAGTTAGTAGTGCCTACAGCGGTGGACTGTCCAGCGGACTTGGAGGAGGAATTGGTCGTGGAATTGGTGGCGGCTATGGAGGCGGCTATGGAGGCGACTATGGAGGCAATTACATGTATTCCAGCAGCTCCTCACCACTGGAGACATCTAGAGTCAAACGCAGCGTAGTGGTGAAGACAGTTGAGACGAAAGATGGAAGAGTACTGTCTGAATCTTCAGATGTCTTCACAAAACCATGA